Proteins from a genomic interval of Rhinoraja longicauda isolate Sanriku21f chromosome 16, sRhiLon1.1, whole genome shotgun sequence:
- the LOC144600785 gene encoding putative G-protein coupled receptor 139 — translation MNESGILYLIVFLSRTVNLTAIVILSRGKCGLSKCISRYLLSMAVTDLLVIITAVVLNRVPGIYFPGSLLNITPVCSLSIAVIYAARDCSVWLTVAFTFDRFVAICCQKLKTKYCTERTAAVVIGTVCVLCCLVNIPWYFIHEPSYIIDNVPWYCKMKNLRYSSPIWASFHWLDRILTPCLPFLLMLLLNALTVRHILAASRARKRLRVQSNGEKQKDPEMESRKKSIVLLFAISGSFILLWLTYVVYFIYDRINVHIIKGSKTVFLLPETANMLQLLSSCTNTFIYAVTQRKFREQLKMLVLSPLTLISKFVTR, via the coding sequence ATGAATGAATCGGGCATTCTATACTTAATTGTCTTTCTCTCTCGCACAGTCAATTTAACAGCGATCGTGATCCTGTCGCGAGggaagtgcggtctctccaaatgtatctCTCGGTACCTGTTGTCCATGGCGGTGACGGATCTCTTGGTTATTATTACGGCAGTTGTACTAAATCGGGTTCCTGGCATTTATTTCCCAGGTAGTCTTTTGAACATTACTCCCGTATGTAGTCTGAGCATCGCAGTCATCTATGCCGCCAGAGATTGTTCGGTCTGGTTAACCGTCGCTTTCACATTTGATAGATTTGTGGCCATTTGCTGCCAGAAActcaaaacaaaatattgcaccgaaaGGACGGCAGCCGTGGTCATCGGAACAGTTTGTGTTTTGTGCTGCCTCGTCAACATTCCGTGGTACTTCATACACGAACCGTCTTACATAATTGACAACGTCCCTTGGTATTGCAAAATGAAGAATCTGCGATATTCCTCACCCATATGGGCAAGTTTTCATTGGCTCGACCGCATTTTAACTCCttgcctcccattccttctcatgcTTCTTCTTAACGCTCTGACCGTCAGACACATTCTCGCGGCGAGTCGAGCCCGCAAGAGGCTTCGGGTGCAGAGTAACGGGGAGAAGCAGAAAGACCCCGAGATGGAGAGTCGGAAGAAGTCCATCGTGTTACTCTTTGCCATCTCTGGTAGTTTCATCCTGCTATGGTTGACTTATGTCGTATATTTCATCTATGACCGAATTAACGTTCATATCATAAAAGGATCCAAAACTGTATTTCTTCTCCCAGAAACTGCGAATATGCTCCAGCTGTTGAGTTCTTGTACAAACACATTCATTTATGCAGTGACTCAGAGAAAGTTCAGAGAGCAATTAAAGATGCTCGTGTTATCACCTCTGACTTTAATAAGTAAATTTGTTACGCGCTGA